A region of the Apium graveolens cultivar Ventura chromosome 6, ASM990537v1, whole genome shotgun sequence genome:
CTTCCCCAGATATGAGTTGTTTGCCATTTGCAGTGTTTGTAGGTTGGGAAGCTTCTCCAATAATATCATAGGGTCTTCCTCAAACTCACATTTAACCATGACAATTCGAGTGAGGAACTGTGAAAAATGACTGTGGTCATAATTCTTAGGTAGTGTGCCTACATGTGCATCAATCCATAAGCTGTTGATAAAGGGACACTCTAATAATTGTACAAGACGAGAATTTCCATCTTCTGAACATAAACTGGAGTCTTTAACATCAAGGGTAGAGTGGCGCAATAAGTTTGAACTGATAAAGCTTACAAGTTCCTGAAGGTCCTTGACAATTACTCTTCCATGAAACACTTGAAGCTTCCTTAGTTTCATGAGATCATTTGTTTCACAGAAAGTTGTGTCAAAATATCGTATCAGTTCTAAATCATTTAGGCCATCTAGTCTTAATTTCTTGACCTTGTCTAGTTTACGATTCTTATGAAGAGGGAGGTATAAGTGCTTAAGCTGCTTTAGCTTCCATAGAACATTTGGAATATTAATATCACCCCTTACTCTCAAATCAAGTGTTTGCAAGTTCTTCAACTTACCTATTGAGGATGGCAGCTCTTCCAGTGAACAATTCAAAAAACTCAAATATTTTAAGTAGACTAGCTTTCCTACTCTTTTAAGAGGTAACAGTGTTCCATTTCTGAAATCAAAATCAGTGAGCATCAAAACACGTAGcagcttaaatttcttgagaCACAGGATTTTTCCAGGCCACTCCCTGCGTGAACCATTGTAGTTCCGGAAGAACAGAAGAGATCGAAGTTGTCTTATAACATTTTCGTCAAAAGCATCAAAACTTGATCTATGACTATCATCATATGAATAAATACTGAGAATGCGGGCGAAGTCTCTGCGTGATTTAGATTCCGAACTTAGCAACATACCATTTCTGTGTTGAAAATCAATCAGGTTAAGAAAGTTTTCCTCCTTTCCTTTGGACAGGCACATGTCTCGGATAAGATCATGAACACGACATGTTCGAAAAATTGACCATGACTCTCCAACATCCCTTTGGTCAACTTCAAGAAGGCTTCTCTGCACCATTTCAACCATGTAGCGTTCTGCTACATCCAACATCATCTCACCTTCTGTTTGATCATTGGATGTTACCAGACCTTCGGCTATCCACAGTAGATACAATTCCTCGACGTAAATTTTCTCATCCTCTTTGAAATTGCCCAGATAAAGGAAACAGTGCCTCATACAAAGGGGTAAATTATCATAGCTTAAAGCTAAAACTTGTCTAACTTTAAAGTATTCATCCTCTTTTAACCCTTCTCCCCTACTTAGATACTGAGAAATATCTTTGTTTATCAGTTCCCAATCTCTTAAAACTTTACCTTTCAAAATTCCTCCTATTGTAGAAATTGCCAGTGGTAATCCTTGGCATTTTTGGACCATGTTCCTTCCTATATCTTCAATCTCCGGGACTGTTCTCGTTTCTGCATACATTTCATATACATCACTCATAGTTATCTGAATACAGTTAGAATCAGAATTTACTACACTAGATAGTATTGTGAAAAGCTGATTACTTTAGATGGAATCACTAGGTCACAAAATTTAAAGTTTGTATGACAATCTATCATTATGTCAAAGATTCCTACTTTTACATCTATCTTATGTTGCACAGCTATCGAATGAGTAAATTGTCTCAAGTTGTAGGGTTGTGAAGataaaaataacaaaaataagCAAGGTTATAATGTACACACGGCCCTTCATAAGATCACATTTTTTACTTTTACATTGTGATGCAGATGACCCTTTATCCAGATCCTGGAAAATAATATTGGAACTGTCTACTACTTGGTTGTTGGCATATTTCTAGAAACTGCAAGGACAAGGCACGGTTTAAGGGCGACAGAAAACTCATTTGCAACGCCTGTTAGTCAAGCTAGGTGGTAAGTTTTCCAAGTGGTACCAATGAACTACAGGAAAAGGAGTTAAATTAGGTCACTATAAATTGGACGAGGTCATTAATATTATGCACCCTGCACATCGCGATGGAAAATTTAGAAATTTCCTGGCAGGAAAGTATTGTTGATGAGTCATGATATCAATTTGAGCGGCATTCTCTTATCTCTGTTGGTAAGCTATGTATAAACTGCGAAGTTTATTAAAATGAAACAGCAGAATTCATTTTTTACATATAAAATTTGGAAACAATGAATTTGAAAAGTAGTAAATTGCAGGTTGATCAATGATCATAGCTGTTAAAgcaattattgaaattttaattttaagacATGAGCATATATTTAAGACATGAGCATATATTTTAAGACATCCGCATTGCAGCAATCAAAACTAAGTATTGAAATTCTTAGAAAAAGTAAAGATTAATCATGATAATTCTACCATCAGTTTTAAAAATTATCAGATTGCAAAGTGCATCAAGTTGTCAGTTATATGGATAAAACAAGCTTAAAAAAGAGTTATGAACAAACGCACCTTTAGCATCAACCCCTTCAGGAAATGCTTTTCTGAAAAGCAGCAACAAGCCCTCCTTCTCGGTTAAAGACCTGAGCTTATACATAGAACCCACACCAGCAACACTTCCAATACGCGTTGTTAATAGAATTTTGCTACCAATTGTCTCCTCACCTACTGGAAACGCAGGCCTTATGCATTCCCAAGCAGCAAGTGTCC
Encoded here:
- the LOC141668941 gene encoding putative disease resistance protein At1g50180; this encodes MAEAVVSLAVTRLGDLLISTVQFPSQVRNQVEDIQTELTRMQCFLADADKRQGSDSRVRSWVSEIRDLAHQTEDVIEIYALQVEKKTSRFQEFSRSLDCIMCQCASLYKVGKEIDIIKYKLSSVTTSLQTYGVRALEGGDYSNSKKLERISYSHLIERDFVGMEEEIEILVSHLKNKRDVFEVISIWGMGGQGKTTLANKIYNHIEVRAHFQAFAWVCITQQFDREKVLKSIFKELVPGRREEISNMEDSELVRELYNLQKDTMCMIVVDDIWTLAAWECIRPAFPVGEETIGSKILLTTRIGSVAGVGSMYKLRSLTEKEGLLLLFRKAFPEGVDAKETRTVPEIEDIGRNMVQKCQGLPLAISTIGGILKGKVLRDWELINKDISQYLSRGEGLKEDEYFKVRQVLALSYDNLPLCMRHCFLYLGNFKEDEKIYVEELYLLWIAEGLVTSNDQTEGEMMLDVAERYMVEMVQRSLLEVDQRDVGESWSIFRTCRVHDLIRDMCLSKGKEENFLNLIDFQHRNGMLLSSESKSRRDFARILSIYSYDDSHRSSFDAFDENVIRQLRSLLFFRNYNGSRREWPGKILCLKKFKLLRVLMLTDFDFRNGTLLPLKRVGKLVYLKYLSFLNCSLEELPSSIGKLKNLQTLDLRVRGDINIPNVLWKLKQLKHLYLPLHKNRKLDKVKKLRLDGLNDLELIRYFDTTFCETNDLMKLRKLQVFHGRVIVKDLQELVSFISSNLLRHSTLDVKDSSLCSEDGNSRLVQLLECPFINSLWIDAHVGTLPKNYDHSHFSQFLTRIVMVKCEFEEDPMILLEKLPNLQTLQMANNSYLGKELVCSAMGFPQLKKLWLHRLPHLTTWRVDGGAMSNISSLQINKCLNLVMLPHGLRFLLVLKELLIVNMPETFKDRVRVIGGVEGEDFYKIRHIPYISI